The DNA region CGGTCCGGGACGTCACCTTCGTGACCGACGCCAACCGCAGTGAAGACACCCGCCTCACCGCAGCTGCGCGCATCTCCACCCTCGTATCTGCAATCGCCGCGGTGGCCCTGGGAACCTCGATGCTCTGGTGGTTGCCACTGCTCTTCGGCGAGGAGTTCTCGGCGTCGCTGCCGGTCGCGGCGATCCTGCTGCTGGCCGTCGTCATCAGCACGCCGGGATCGATCGCAGGGGCCGGGCTGAGCGCACGCGGGAAGCCTGGCTGGCGCTCGGTCGTGCTCGTCATCGTGTGCGTCCTGAACATCGCGCTGCTCGTGCTGCTCCTGCCCCGGTGGGGGGCCATGGGCGCAGCCTGGGCGACCCTCATCAGCCTCAGCACGATGACGCTCCTCAAGCAGCTCTTGATGCGCCGCCACTTCGGGGTCCCGGTCCGCGAGTTCTGGGGCCTGCGCCGGAGCGACCTCGCGATCCTGCGTCGCTACGCGCGCCGACTACGAGCTGCGCTGGTGCGCCGGGTGCTGCCGCGACGCGTCAGTCGCTGAGCCCGAGCGCACGGGACAGACCGCGGACCATGTGGGCCGAGGTGAGGCGCGCCTCGACCACTGCGCGCGCGCTCTCCCCCATGCCCCTGGCCTCGTCCGGTGCCGCAAGGAGATCCAGGATGCGACCGGCGACCGACCCGGGATCGCCGACGGAGGCGAACAACCCCGTCCGGCCGTCGTCGATGTAGTCCTCGGCGCCGGGAGTGCGGGTGAGGACCACCGGCCGCGCCATGGCCATCGACTCGAGACTCGCCGTCAGGCCGGAGATGTGGAGGTTGGGCCGGGTGGCGATGACGACGGCGCCAGCCCGCTCGTACAGGTCGCGCAGCTCGACGTGCGACATCGTCGGCACCCTGGTGACGCCCGGTGGAGGTTCGACGTCCGACCGGGTCTGGACGAGGATCTCGACGTCGGGTCGGTTGCGGTGGACGGTCTCGAGTGCCGCGAACAGCGTCCCCGGATCGCGGTCACGGTCGACGCCGACGCTCATGACCAGCGGCCGCTCGGGATAGGGACGGGGCCGGAAGAAGACGTCGTCGACGCCGAAGGTGAAGTAGGAGACGTCGGGCCCGCCCGGCCCGAAGGCGTCGCGGAGGGGCTGGACCTGCGCCGCGCTGTTCACGAACACCCCGCGCATGCTGCGTAGGACGCCCAGCACCGACCGGAGCCTTCGCGGGTCGTCGCCGCGCGCGAGGGCATCGGTGAGCCAGATGGCGCCCGAGTACATCTCCCTGCGGGGCGCCTGGTACAGCATCCGGCGTGCGAGGTTCTCGTCCCAGGCGACGCCGATGTCGCGGACGCCGACCTCGGCGGGTCGAGCCGTCGACGAGGGGTCGAGCGCTCGTCGCAGTCGACCTGCCGCGACCGCGGCGCGGGAGGGCTCAGGGAGGCCCCGGACGGTCAACGACGTCGACCTGCCGGCGAGCAGGTCCAGACCGTAGGGCCACCGGCCGGGGACCTCGCCACGCGCGTGCCGGGCCGCCCACGACTCCACGTCGCGATCGGCCCGGAACACGACCTCGACGTGGGCGTCAGGGCGGCTCATCGGCGGCCACCGCGACGTGCGAGGGCGGCGGCAGTCCGGAAGGCGGCAGCGTGCGCCGACCCGCCGGCCGGCCACTCGCGCCCGGACAAGTCAGGAGCGGCAGCCCGGTCCGGCCCTGCCGAGTGCGCGAGCGCCGAGGTGAGGGTGGCACCCGTGAGCGGCGGCGTGAAGGTCTCGACCCATCCAGGTCCGACCTCCGCGGCGAGCTCCTCGGCCGTGGACCCGCTCGGCAGGAGCACGGGGCGACCGAGCGACAAGGCGAGGATCGCGGCGCCCGAGTTGTGCAGCCGGCGATAGGGCAGGACCACCAGGGCGGCGCGGCTGATCTCGTCCGCGAGCTCTGCGTCCCCGACGTACTCGAGCCGCGCGCCGATCCGCGGGTCGGCGAGAACGGCGCGCTCCACGCGCTCGCGTACGGAGTCGTCCGTCGTCCGACCGACGAGCCGGAGCCTGGAGATGCCGTCAGGGACCTCGGCGAAGGCGTCCAGCAGGTCCTCGACCCCCTTGTAGGGACGCACGAGGCCGAAGAAGAGGATCCGGCCGGGCTCGGCCGGCGCCAGGGGCAGGTCTGCGAACCAGTCGCGGTAGTGACCGTGCGGGATCGTCACGACGGGGCCGTCCGACGGGGCGACCGTCGACGGAGTGAGGCGGATCCACAGCGTCGTGCGACGGTCGCACCAGCGCAGCAGCGCGCGCTCGAGCCTGCCACCCGGCTCGTGCGGCCCGGTGTTGTGCAGGGTTCGCACCATCGGCGTCTGACGGACGGTCAGTCGGAGCAGCAGCGCCGCCGTGAGCAGCCGGCGCGCCGCCGTCCGCGCCCGCGTCGTTCCGCGCGGGAGGATCTCGGGCCAGTGGACGTGGAACACGTCGTACGACGCGGTGAGCGCACGTCGCCAGGTGAAGGTCATGACCTGGACGTCCGCAGGCAGCGAGCGCATGAGCTGGACGAGGTACGGGTTCGTCGTCGAACGAGGTTCCGGGAAGGACTCGAGGACGACGAGCCGATCGGGGTGCCCGGCCGCCGTCACGATGGGCACATCGCGGAGTCACCGACGGTGCTGGGCGTCGCCCTCAGTCGGATCAGGAGGCGCGGGTTGCCCCGGGCCCACGAGGTGTCCGTCATCGCCCGGCGGGAAAGGGCAGCTCCCACCGCTCCGGGTAGGTAGGGGGCTCCGTCGGGGGGGTGAGCGGTCCAGGGCCGGCGGCAGGGACCGTCGGGTCGAGCTCGATGGGCACGGTGTCGACCTCGAAGGACACCGGGTCGGCCGTCGCCGCCGGGGTGGCCTCGGCAGGCGCCGGGTCGACCCCGACCGGCACCTCGTCGACGTCGACGGACACCGGGTCGAACACGGTGAACAGCGTGTCGACCGTCCCCACCGGGGTGACCGGGCCGGGTGCCGACCTGCCCTCGTCCGGGTCGGTTCCGGTCGGCCGACGCAGTCGCGCCTGAGCCCACTCCCGCGCGGTCGCACGCGGGGTCGAACCATAGGCGTAGGTCGTTCCGGCCTCCTTGTGAGGCACCTTGTTCAGCACGATTCCCAGGACCCGTGCGTCCACGGCCGCCAGCAGGCCGAGCGCCTCGGCGAGCTGGTGCCGGTGCACGGCCTGGCAGCCCACGACGAGGAGCGCTCCGTCGACGAAGCGCGAGAGGGCCGCCGAGTCGGTGACCGGCAGGAGCGGCGCCGCGTCGAGCAGGATGGTGTCGTAGTGCGCTGCGAGTCGTCGGAGCAGATCCGCCATCGCCTCGGAGTCGAGGAGCTCGCTGGGGTTGGGCGGGATCTGACCGGCGGGCAGCACGTCGATGGAACCGCCCCACGACTGGATGACGTCCTCGACGACCGCCTCACCGATCAGCACGGTCGTGAGGCCGACCGCACCTTCCAGCCCGAGGTTGCGTGCGAGCGACGGCTTGCGCAGGTCGGCGTCGATCAGCAGGATGCGCGACGACCCCTCGGCCATCGCGATCGCGAGGTTGATGACGGTCGTGCTCTTCCCCTCGGTGGGGATGGCGGACGTGACCATGATCGACCGGCTGGGCCCGGCAAGCTTGAGGAACCGCAGGTTCGTCCGCAGCCGCCGATAGGCCTCGGCCTGGTCGCCAAGGGGGTCGTTGCGCATGACGAGCGGGTCCTTCGCCGTCCTGCGGTCGTGCCGGACACTGGTCAGGACGGCAGCATCCGTGACTCGGCGCAGATCCTTGACGCTTCGGATCCGGGTGTCGACGACCGTCCGGGTAAGCGCGACGAGCACCCCGAGCGCGAGACCGGCGACGAGCCCGGTGGCCGAGTACAGCTTCGTGTTCGGACCCGACGGGAATACCGGCGGGATCGCCGTTGCCACCACCGTGAGCTGCACCGTCGACTGGCCGCTGGCCACGTCGCCCTCGAGCTCCGCGACGGACAGGGCCAGCTCGCGGCTCACCGCGTTCGCGATCTCCGCCGCCCGTTGCGGGTTCCCGTCGGTGACCCGGAACTCCAGGAAGTACGTGTTCACCGGCCTGGTCACGGTCACCATGCGCGCGAGCGTCCGCGGGGTCATCGACAGGTCCAGCTCCTCGATGACCGGCTCGAGGACGAACGGCGAGGTCGCGAGCTGGGCGTAGGACTCGATCCGGTTGTCGGTATAGGTCGCACCCTGAACACGCTCCCCCACCGACTCGCCACCGATGGAGGAGACGATGATGCTCGCCGTCGCACTGTAGGTGGCCGGCAACGACTTCGCGTACGCGTACGCGCCACCCAGACCGAGGAGCCCGATCAGCATGATCACGATCCAGTGCTTGCGCACGATCCTGATGTATTCGCTGAGCTCCACTCCGTGCCACCTCTCTCGGCGACGGACGGCGCCGACGCGGACTCTCGCACGTTGTCACGTGCACTCGATTATGGGACAGACGCCTGGCGACCGACAGGCGGGGAGGCCGAACGGACCGCCGCAATGTGCGTGTTCGACCGACTTTCACCCGGTTGGCGGGATCACCGGTCGGCGATCATGCACCGACGACAACCCTCGGATCTCGCGGTACCACTTGAGCGCGGCCAGTGCGAGGAAGCCAGCGGTTGCCGCGGTGATGACCGTGTAGACACCGAAGAAGACCGTCGGTGCACCGAGCAGCAGGAAGCTCAGGCAGAGCAGCCCGTAGTCGGTCGGGATGACCAGGATCGACCGGAGCCACGGCGCCCTGCCCTCGGTGGACGCCACGGATGCGACGCCTCGCGCCCGGCGAAGCTGCTCGGTCAGGATCATCCCGAAGAAGAGGACCGCGCCGACCACGGCCCCGACCAGCGGCACAAGGAGCCAGACGTCGTCGACCACGTCGAAGCGGTGAAGACCGACCGTGAGCGCGAGCGGCAGAGCCGAGACTTTCGTCGCGTCGACCATGTGGTCGAGCCACTCGCCCGCCGGGCTCCCGGTCCCGGTGAGTCGGGCGACCTGACCGTCGGCCGAGTCGAAGCCGTAGCCCAGGACGAGGCACGCGCTGACCGTTGCACCAAGGCCCCAGGACGGGGGCCGCAGGACCAGCAACGCGATCCCGGTGAAGGTGAACAGCGCGCTGATACCGGTCACGGCATTCGGGGACAGCCCGGTGCGGTAGGCCCACGCGGCCAGGAGCCGACCGATCCGGCGGTTGACGAACCGGGAGTATGCGGGTGCGCTGCGCGCCGCTCCCTTCTGCGCCCCCGCCAGCCGCCTGACGGTCTCACGGTAGCTCTCGGGCGCTGGCTTCCTGGTCACGGGGTCACCTCCGCCGGGACGCGTCGGTGCGGCTGGACCCTAGGCACGGCATGCGCTGCGAGGTCTCGCACCAGCCGTTCGTACCCATCGGTCACATCGTCCCAGTCGTAGTCACGGGCACGCACCCGCAGGGCATCTCCGCGCGCACCCACGGCGGCGTCGTCCGACTCGGACGCCTCGACCTGGCGCGCCACGTCGTCGGCGGAGGAGAAGTACGTCCCATCCGTCCGCAGCACCTCACGGTTGAAGGAGACGTCGTAGGCGATCGTCGCCGTCCCGGCACCGATCGCGCGCAGCAACGACGGGTTCGTCCCGCCCACGGAGTGCCCGTGGAGGTAGGTTCGCGCCCCGGCGTACAGCTGGTCGAGCAGCTCCTGGTCCCACACGCCGCCGGCGAGCCTGACCCGCGGATCGCCCCCCGCGCGCGCCCTGATCCGGGCCGTGTACTGGTCGGCGTACGGCGCGGACCCGACGACGACCAGCAGGCGGCGCGCCGCACTCCGCACGAACCCGTCGACGATGAGGTCCACGTGGTTCTCCGGCTCGAAACGGGCGACCACCAGGTGGTAGCCACCGGCCTCGAGGCCCAGCTCGGCCAGTCGCTCCCTCCGGGAAGGGTCGATGCACGGCGCCCCGTAGCTCAGGAGCGTGGTCGGGACTCCGAACGAGCGCGCGTAGTACTCCTGGATGCCGACGGCGTCGGCGATCAGGGCATCCGACCAGCGGACGGATGCCGACTCCGCCCAGCGGTAGTAGGACTTCCCAGCACGGCCCCACTTCGCACGCTTCCACTCGAGGCCGTCGACATGCGTCGCCACCGGGACGCGTGCCATCCGCAGGAGCGGCAGCCAGGGGGCGTTGGCCGCGTTGAACACGAGGGCGACGTCGGTGCGATGACGCAGCAGGTGCATCACCGAGAGGCCACTGTGGCTGAGGGTCTCGAGGGAACGCCGGCGCAAGGCCGGAAGCGTGACCAGACGCATGCCCAGGTGGGTCGTCATCGGTTCGCCGTTCCCCGCGCGGCAGTAGACCGTGACGTCGTGACCGCGTGCGGCGAGACGGCGGCCGACCTCCTCGACGGCCGTCTCGAACCCGCCGTAGCGCGCGGGCACCCCGCGCGTCCCGACCATCGCGATCGACACGACGCGTGCGCCCGTGTGCGAGCCGACCCTCCCCATGCCACCCCTCTTCACTGGTGCGCGCATCGTCGAGCCAGGTCCCCCGGGGACACCCCGAGGTCAGCCCGACCGAGCCGGTCGACCGGCCGTCCCAGTGGCGTCACCTGCTGGTCACCCACGAGTTCCCGACGGGCATGATCGTATCCCGGTCAAATGTCCGGAATTGCACCCTGTGCCCGATTTCACCCGGTGCTCGTGCCCTGACGGGGCCGTCGTCGGGACCGGCGGCCCGGACGCGGCAGCCCGCTCCGGGCCGGCCGGCCCCGTCCGACGAGTCCGCTCTCCGCCCTCGCGGCCACGGCGCTCCAGACCCCTTTGGTCGGTTTGTGCACGCAATGTCCGACTATTTTGTGACTCGAGTCACAGATCATCAGACCAATAGTCCCAAATGGTCGCGCCGGGTTGACGTACATTTGAAACGGGCCGGACCGGGTAAGGCACGAATTCGCCTACTCATGATCAGACAAACCGGTCGAGATGCACTTCAGGTCGACGAAGATTCTGCCGATGACTGAAGGAGCGAGCGTGTAAGCGACGCGCGCCGGGCGACACGCACCACAGGCACACGCACGTAGACGACAAGGGCAAACCCGTCGAGAGGCGGGGACGCAAAGCCAAGGGACCAGACAGGTCAGCCAGGCCACCGAAATACGGAGCTCTCGTGGACTTCAGCCAGACGACACCCTCTGCACGCCCCGCCACCATCGACCGGACACCACCGGCACCGCCCCAGGGCGGCACCCGACGGCACCGCCGGTGGACCTCGATCCTGGTGGCGACCGCGCTGACCACGGCCATGGCATCGACGATGGCCGTGTCACCCGCACAGGCGCAGGTACGGCCCGCGTGGACGCCGGTGACCGTCGCAGCGGCCACCCGCGTGCCGACGATGACCGCCGCGGCCACCGCGACGTTCGTCACCGCGGTCTACCGAGACCTCTTCGAGCGTGGGGTCGACGCCGCCGGCCTGGCGAACTGGACCACCGCCCTGTCGAACGGGACCCCCCGCGGGGCGGTGGCGAACTCGATCACCTACAGCGACGAGTACCGCGGCCGCCTGATCGAGGAGTCCTACCAGACCTACCTCGGGCGCGGCGCGGACGCGGGCGGTCTCCGGGGCTGGGTCGACTCGATGCGCTACGGCACGACCTTCCAGGAGATGGAGGCCGGCTTCCTCGCCTCCGACGAGTACTACTCCAAGGCGGGCGGCTCGGCTGCCGAGTGGGTCCGGCGGCTCTATGCCCACGTGCTGGGCCGTTCCGCTGGCGACTCCGAGGTGCGCGGATGGGCCTCAGCTCTCCAGGGCGGCACAACCCGCTACGCCGTGGCGATGGGCTTCCTGGTCTCCACCGAGCACCTGACGGCGGTCGTCGACGGCCACTACCGGCACCTGCTCGGCCGTGGGATCGACGCGTCAGGCGCCGCCGGCTGGGTCAGTGCCATCCAGAACGGTCACCGCGTCGAGGAGATCATCGGTGGCATCGTCGCCAGCGACGAGTACGTCGTACGCAACGTTGGCGCGACAGGGACGCAGGCCACACCGCCCGCCCCAGCAGTGCCGGCGCCCGCCCCCGCAGTGCCGGCGCCGGCTGGCCCGCCGAGCGAGGCGAACACCGGGGTGCCGGCGGGCAGGGCGTTGACGGTCCATGACGGCAACCTGACGATCACGACGCCGGGTACGGTGATCGACGGTCTGGACATTCGTGGGTTCGTGCGGGTCAAGGCCGCGAACGTGGTGATCCGCAACTCGATCATCCGCGGCCCGGCCACACCCCTGACCGCCCCGATGTCACTGGTGCAGTCCGATGCCGGTCCGGGCACCAACCTGCTGATCGAGGACAGCGAGATCTACGCCCAGGCGCCCTCGCGGTTCGTCGACGGGATCGTGGGCATGGGCTTCACCCTGCGCCGGGTCGACATCCACACCGTGATCGACCAGGTCAAGATCATCGGCGACAACGTCACCGTGGACGGCGCCTACCTGCACGGGAACCTGTTCTACCCGGCCGACGGGACGAACATCGAGTCCCACGACGACAACGTCCAGGTCGCCATCGGGTCGAACATCCAGGTCGTCAACAGCACCCTGTCCGGGTCGACCAACGCCGCGGTGATGATCACCCAAGACCGCGGGTCGGTGGTGGGCTTCACCTTCCGGGGCAACTCCGCCGACAACGGCGCGTGCACGATCAACGTCGCGGAGAAGATCTACGGACCACCGCCGGGGCTCTCGATCACCAACAGCGTCTTCGGCACCGGCCAGGTCCACGCACGATGCGCGATCCTGATGTCGGACACCACCAAGGCCGCAGCCACCATCACCGGCAACACCTTCACCGACGGCTCAGTGGCCACCACCTCCCGCAGCTACTGACCGCAGCAGACCGACGCACCGCCGGGCCCCGACCGAAAGACCGGTCGGGGCCCGGTCGTCTCCGGGCGATCCCCGGAGACCGACGTTCCCCATCGGGCGTCAGTAAGCACCTGAACCCAGGAACACGGCGCGGATCGTCTTCCAGAGGATGACCAGATCCATCGTGACGGACCAGTTGTCGACGTATCGCAGGTCGAGGCGGACCGACTCGTCCCAGGTGAGGTCCGAGCGACCCGACACCTGCCAGAGGCCGGTCAGGCCGGGCTTGACCCGCAGGCGCCGGTGGACGGGGTCGTCGTACTCCGCCACCTCCGCGGCGAGCGGCGGGCGCGGCCCGACGAGCGACATGTCGCCGGTCACGACATTGAGCAGCTGCGGGAGCTCGTCGATCGAGTAGCGGCGCAGGACCTTGCCCACCCGGGTGACCCGCGGGTCGTCGCGCATCTTGAACAGCACCCCCGCGCCGTCGCTCTCCGGCCGCAGGCCGGCGAGCCTGCTGTCCGCGTCTACGTACATGCTGCGCAGCTTCCACATCGTGAAGGTCCGGCCGTCCACGCCGATCCGCGTCTGGCGGTAGAACGCGGGGCCCGGGGACGTCAGCCGGACGGCGATCGCTGCGAGCGCCACGACGGGCGCGGCGACGAGCATCAGGGCGGTGCCGACCGAACGGTCGAGCGCTGCCTTGGCGA from Cellulomonas sp. KRMCY2 includes:
- a CDS encoding glycosyltransferase family 4 protein, encoding MSRPDAHVEVVFRADRDVESWAARHARGEVPGRWPYGLDLLAGRSTSLTVRGLPEPSRAAVAAGRLRRALDPSSTARPAEVGVRDIGVAWDENLARRMLYQAPRREMYSGAIWLTDALARGDDPRRLRSVLGVLRSMRGVFVNSAAQVQPLRDAFGPGGPDVSYFTFGVDDVFFRPRPYPERPLVMSVGVDRDRDPGTLFAALETVHRNRPDVEILVQTRSDVEPPPGVTRVPTMSHVELRDLYERAGAVVIATRPNLHISGLTASLESMAMARPVVLTRTPGAEDYIDDGRTGLFASVGDPGSVAGRILDLLAAPDEARGMGESARAVVEARLTSAHMVRGLSRALGLSD
- a CDS encoding glycosyltransferase, whose amino-acid sequence is MPIVTAAGHPDRLVVLESFPEPRSTTNPYLVQLMRSLPADVQVMTFTWRRALTASYDVFHVHWPEILPRGTTRARTAARRLLTAALLLRLTVRQTPMVRTLHNTGPHEPGGRLERALLRWCDRRTTLWIRLTPSTVAPSDGPVVTIPHGHYRDWFADLPLAPAEPGRILFFGLVRPYKGVEDLLDAFAEVPDGISRLRLVGRTTDDSVRERVERAVLADPRIGARLEYVGDAELADEISRAALVVLPYRRLHNSGAAILALSLGRPVLLPSGSTAEELAAEVGPGWVETFTPPLTGATLTSALAHSAGPDRAAAPDLSGREWPAGGSAHAAAFRTAAALARRGGRR
- a CDS encoding polysaccharide biosynthesis tyrosine autokinase, with the protein product MELSEYIRIVRKHWIVIMLIGLLGLGGAYAYAKSLPATYSATASIIVSSIGGESVGERVQGATYTDNRIESYAQLATSPFVLEPVIEELDLSMTPRTLARMVTVTRPVNTYFLEFRVTDGNPQRAAEIANAVSRELALSVAELEGDVASGQSTVQLTVVATAIPPVFPSGPNTKLYSATGLVAGLALGVLVALTRTVVDTRIRSVKDLRRVTDAAVLTSVRHDRRTAKDPLVMRNDPLGDQAEAYRRLRTNLRFLKLAGPSRSIMVTSAIPTEGKSTTVINLAIAMAEGSSRILLIDADLRKPSLARNLGLEGAVGLTTVLIGEAVVEDVIQSWGGSIDVLPAGQIPPNPSELLDSEAMADLLRRLAAHYDTILLDAAPLLPVTDSAALSRFVDGALLVVGCQAVHRHQLAEALGLLAAVDARVLGIVLNKVPHKEAGTTYAYGSTPRATAREWAQARLRRPTGTDPDEGRSAPGPVTPVGTVDTLFTVFDPVSVDVDEVPVGVDPAPAEATPAATADPVSFEVDTVPIELDPTVPAAGPGPLTPPTEPPTYPERWELPFPAGR
- a CDS encoding CDP-alcohol phosphatidyltransferase family protein, which produces MTRKPAPESYRETVRRLAGAQKGAARSAPAYSRFVNRRIGRLLAAWAYRTGLSPNAVTGISALFTFTGIALLVLRPPSWGLGATVSACLVLGYGFDSADGQVARLTGTGSPAGEWLDHMVDATKVSALPLALTVGLHRFDVVDDVWLLVPLVGAVVGAVLFFGMILTEQLRRARGVASVASTEGRAPWLRSILVIPTDYGLLCLSFLLLGAPTVFFGVYTVITAATAGFLALAALKWYREIRGLSSVHDRRPVIPPTG
- a CDS encoding DUF1972 domain-containing protein yields the protein MGRVGSHTGARVVSIAMVGTRGVPARYGGFETAVEEVGRRLAARGHDVTVYCRAGNGEPMTTHLGMRLVTLPALRRRSLETLSHSGLSVMHLLRHRTDVALVFNAANAPWLPLLRMARVPVATHVDGLEWKRAKWGRAGKSYYRWAESASVRWSDALIADAVGIQEYYARSFGVPTTLLSYGAPCIDPSRRERLAELGLEAGGYHLVVARFEPENHVDLIVDGFVRSAARRLLVVVGSAPYADQYTARIRARAGGDPRVRLAGGVWDQELLDQLYAGARTYLHGHSVGGTNPSLLRAIGAGTATIAYDVSFNREVLRTDGTYFSSADDVARQVEASESDDAAVGARGDALRVRARDYDWDDVTDGYERLVRDLAAHAVPRVQPHRRVPAEVTP
- a CDS encoding DUF4214 domain-containing protein; its protein translation is MDFSQTTPSARPATIDRTPPAPPQGGTRRHRRWTSILVATALTTAMASTMAVSPAQAQVRPAWTPVTVAAATRVPTMTAAATATFVTAVYRDLFERGVDAAGLANWTTALSNGTPRGAVANSITYSDEYRGRLIEESYQTYLGRGADAGGLRGWVDSMRYGTTFQEMEAGFLASDEYYSKAGGSAAEWVRRLYAHVLGRSAGDSEVRGWASALQGGTTRYAVAMGFLVSTEHLTAVVDGHYRHLLGRGIDASGAAGWVSAIQNGHRVEEIIGGIVASDEYVVRNVGATGTQATPPAPAVPAPAPAVPAPAGPPSEANTGVPAGRALTVHDGNLTITTPGTVIDGLDIRGFVRVKAANVVIRNSIIRGPATPLTAPMSLVQSDAGPGTNLLIEDSEIYAQAPSRFVDGIVGMGFTLRRVDIHTVIDQVKIIGDNVTVDGAYLHGNLFYPADGTNIESHDDNVQVAIGSNIQVVNSTLSGSTNAAVMITQDRGSVVGFTFRGNSADNGACTINVAEKIYGPPPGLSITNSVFGTGQVHARCAILMSDTTKAAATITGNTFTDGSVATTSRSY